The following coding sequences are from one Reyranella humidisoli window:
- a CDS encoding acetolactate synthase 3 large subunit, with protein sequence MTKPEESATTGADLLVKALIDEEVEVVFGYPGGAVLPIYDSLFKQNRLRHILVRHEQAAVHAAEGYARSTGKVGVVLVTSGPGATNAVTGLTDALMDSIPLVCLTGQVPTHLIGNDAFQEADTTGITRPCTKHNYLVKSVGDLARSVHEAFYVARSGRPGPVVIDLPKDVLMNKHEYTPPPKVAVTHKSYRPQTQPDPKKIEQAIEMIAQAKRPVFYAGGGIINAGPKASKLLTQFVHLTGYPVTNTLMGLGAFPASDKQFLGMLGMHGTYEANLAMHGCDVMINIGARFDDRITGNLTKFSPNSKKIHVDIDPSSINKNVRVDLAIVGDAGIVLEELLKAWKAKQPKVDQKALKAWWAEIDTWRARNCLAYKPNKQVIKPQYALERLYHHIKDKDHYITTEVGQHQMWAAQFLKFEQPNRWMTSGGLGTMGYGFPAALGVQIAHPEALVIDVAGEASILMNIQELSTAAQYRLPVKIFVLNNHYMGMVRQWQELLHGGRYSESYSESLPDFVKVAEAFGAKGLRCEDPAKLDDTIKEMIDLKHPVIVDVIVDEKENCFPMIPSGAAHNEMLLGPDDKQSTTVSEEGMVLV encoded by the coding sequence GTGACGAAGCCCGAGGAGTCCGCCACGACCGGCGCCGATCTGTTGGTGAAAGCCCTGATCGACGAGGAAGTCGAGGTCGTCTTCGGCTATCCCGGCGGTGCGGTCCTTCCGATCTACGATTCGCTGTTCAAGCAGAACCGGCTGCGCCACATCCTGGTGCGCCACGAGCAGGCGGCCGTGCACGCCGCCGAGGGCTATGCCCGCTCGACCGGCAAGGTCGGCGTGGTGCTGGTGACCTCCGGTCCCGGCGCGACCAATGCCGTGACCGGCCTCACCGATGCGCTGATGGATTCGATCCCGCTCGTCTGCCTGACCGGCCAGGTGCCGACTCACCTGATCGGCAACGACGCCTTCCAGGAAGCCGACACGACCGGCATCACGCGTCCCTGCACCAAGCACAATTACCTGGTGAAGTCGGTGGGCGATCTCGCCCGCTCGGTCCACGAGGCCTTTTACGTGGCGCGCTCCGGCCGTCCGGGCCCGGTCGTCATCGACCTGCCCAAGGACGTGCTGATGAACAAGCACGAGTACACGCCGCCGCCGAAGGTCGCGGTGACGCACAAGAGCTACCGGCCGCAGACCCAGCCGGACCCGAAGAAGATCGAGCAGGCGATCGAGATGATCGCGCAGGCCAAGCGCCCGGTGTTCTATGCCGGCGGCGGCATCATCAATGCCGGTCCCAAGGCCTCGAAGTTGCTGACGCAGTTCGTGCATCTCACGGGCTATCCGGTCACCAACACGCTGATGGGCCTCGGCGCCTTCCCGGCGTCGGACAAGCAGTTCCTCGGCATGCTGGGCATGCACGGCACCTACGAAGCCAACCTGGCGATGCACGGCTGCGACGTGATGATCAACATCGGCGCGCGCTTCGACGATCGCATCACCGGCAACCTGACGAAGTTCTCGCCGAACTCGAAGAAGATCCACGTCGACATCGATCCGTCGTCGATCAACAAGAACGTCCGTGTCGACCTCGCCATCGTCGGCGACGCCGGCATCGTGCTCGAGGAGCTGCTCAAGGCCTGGAAGGCGAAGCAGCCGAAGGTCGACCAGAAGGCGCTGAAGGCGTGGTGGGCCGAGATCGACACGTGGCGGGCGCGCAACTGCCTCGCCTACAAGCCGAACAAGCAGGTGATCAAGCCGCAATACGCGCTGGAGCGGCTCTATCATCACATCAAGGACAAGGACCACTACATCACGACCGAAGTGGGCCAGCACCAGATGTGGGCGGCGCAGTTCCTGAAGTTCGAGCAGCCCAACCGCTGGATGACCTCGGGCGGCCTCGGCACCATGGGCTACGGCTTCCCCGCGGCGCTGGGCGTGCAGATCGCCCATCCCGAGGCGCTCGTCATCGACGTGGCGGGCGAAGCCTCGATCCTGATGAACATCCAGGAGCTCTCCACGGCGGCGCAGTATCGCCTGCCGGTGAAGATCTTCGTGCTGAACAACCACTACATGGGCATGGTCCGGCAGTGGCAGGAGCTGCTGCACGGTGGCCGCTATTCCGAGAGCTATTCAGAATCTCTGCCCGACTTCGTGAAGGTCGCCGAGGCGTTCGGCGCCAAGGGCCTGCGCTGCGAGGATCCGGCCAAGCTCGACGATACGATCAAGGAGATGATCGATCTGAAGCACCCCGTAATCGTCGACGTCATCGTCGACGAAAAGGAGAACTGCTTCCCGATGATCCCCTCGGGTGCTGCCCACAACGAGATGCTGCTGGGTCCGGACGACAAGCAGTCCACGACGGTGTCGGAAGAAGGCATGGTGCTGGTGTGA
- the ilvN gene encoding acetolactate synthase small subunit, whose translation MSKDTSVVAHTISVLVANEPGILARVVGLFSGRGYNIESLTVAETNAKESQSRITIVTKGTPMIIEQIKAQLDRLVPVYRVRDLTVEGPHIERELALVKVKGVGEKRVEALRLADVFRAKVIDAKSDSFVFEVTGNSDKVQTFIGLMETLGLVDVCRTGIVAMSRGGEAL comes from the coding sequence GTGAGCAAGGATACGTCTGTGGTCGCCCACACGATCTCCGTCCTGGTGGCCAACGAGCCGGGCATCCTCGCGCGCGTGGTCGGCCTGTTCTCCGGCCGCGGCTACAACATCGAGAGCCTGACTGTCGCGGAGACCAACGCGAAGGAAAGCCAGTCGCGCATCACCATCGTGACCAAGGGCACGCCCATGATCATCGAGCAGATCAAGGCGCAGCTCGACCGTCTCGTGCCGGTCTATCGCGTGCGCGACCTCACGGTCGAGGGCCCGCACATCGAGCGCGAGCTGGCGCTGGTGAAGGTGAAGGGCGTCGGCGAGAAGCGCGTCGAGGCGCTGCGCCTGGCCGACGTGTTCCGGGCCAAGGTGATCGACGCCAAGTCCGATTCCTTCGTGTTCGAGGTCACGGGCAACAGCGACAAGGTCCAGACCTTCATCGGCCTGATGGAGACGCTGGGCCTGGTCGATGTCTGCCGCACCGGCATCGTCGCCATGTCGCGCGGCGGCGAGGCGCTCTAG
- a CDS encoding LysE family translocator, which translates to MEYVAALAGLAVVHLLAVASPGPSTVLVVQTAAVAGRRAGLLAAFAMMLGAVAWAAAALYGLQILFARFEWLYVAFRIGGALYLLYLAWMLLRHAGAPLPEADPSAGRGGAWQGFLKALLLQLSNPKVMVFMGSIFVSLLPAQMPSWMEATVLAIVAVNEFSWFALLTLLFSGETARAFYRRTKLWLDRFMGGALALLGLKLAFDR; encoded by the coding sequence ATGGAGTACGTCGCGGCCCTTGCCGGGCTCGCGGTCGTCCATCTGCTTGCCGTGGCGAGCCCCGGCCCGTCGACGGTGCTGGTCGTCCAGACCGCGGCGGTCGCGGGCCGCCGTGCCGGACTCCTCGCGGCCTTCGCCATGATGCTGGGCGCGGTCGCCTGGGCGGCTGCAGCGCTCTATGGCCTGCAGATCCTGTTCGCGCGCTTCGAGTGGCTCTACGTCGCCTTCCGCATCGGCGGCGCGCTCTATCTGCTCTATCTCGCCTGGATGCTGCTGCGCCATGCCGGCGCGCCGCTGCCCGAGGCCGATCCGTCGGCAGGGCGGGGAGGGGCCTGGCAGGGCTTCCTGAAGGCGCTTCTGCTGCAGCTCAGCAACCCCAAGGTCATGGTCTTCATGGGCAGCATCTTCGTCTCCCTGCTGCCCGCCCAGATGCCGTCCTGGATGGAGGCCACGGTGCTGGCCATCGTGGCGGTCAACGAGTTCAGCTGGTTCGCCCTGCTGACGCTGCTCTTCTCGGGCGAGACGGCGCGCGCCTTCTACCGGCGAACCAAGCTCTGGCTCGACCGGTTCATGGGCGGCGCGCTGGCGCTGCTGGGCCTGAAGCTGGCCTTCGACCGCTAG